A window of Microbacterium luteolum contains these coding sequences:
- a CDS encoding carbohydrate ABC transporter permease yields the protein MTTASPRRAAKPAASSKPRRAKSNRLAPYFFTTPAIVLYIVFTVIPVAYAIWLSLRAYRVTGGALGRKQDVFVWFENYLAVLQDETFLAGFGRLLIYGVIAIPLTLGLALLFALLLDAPAVRAKRFSRTAIFIPYAVPGVVAALLWGFMYLPSTSPFSYLTKAAGLGSIPFLEESGIFGSLANIAIWGGVGFNMIIIYTSLRGIPADIYESARLDGANELQIAWRIKIPLVAPALVLTGFFSLIGTIQLYSEPATLRPMTSTISAGWVPLMAIYRDAFGTDNLPQAAAASTLLAVGTVLVSALVLRLVNRRRNGMES from the coding sequence GTGACCACCGCATCTCCGCGACGGGCCGCGAAACCGGCGGCATCGTCGAAGCCCAGAAGGGCGAAGTCGAACCGGCTCGCGCCGTACTTCTTCACGACGCCGGCGATCGTGCTGTACATCGTCTTCACGGTGATCCCCGTCGCCTACGCGATCTGGCTCAGCCTGCGCGCCTACCGGGTGACGGGAGGAGCGCTCGGGCGCAAGCAGGACGTCTTCGTCTGGTTTGAGAACTATCTCGCCGTGCTGCAGGACGAGACGTTCCTCGCCGGATTCGGAAGACTGCTGATCTACGGCGTCATCGCGATCCCGCTGACGCTCGGCCTCGCCCTGCTCTTCGCACTCCTGCTGGACGCGCCGGCGGTCCGCGCCAAGCGCTTCAGCCGGACGGCGATCTTCATCCCCTACGCGGTGCCCGGTGTCGTGGCGGCGCTGCTCTGGGGCTTCATGTACCTGCCGAGCACGAGTCCGTTCTCCTACTTGACCAAGGCTGCCGGGCTCGGATCGATCCCGTTCCTCGAGGAATCGGGCATCTTCGGGTCGCTGGCGAACATCGCCATCTGGGGCGGCGTCGGCTTCAACATGATCATCATCTACACCTCGCTGCGCGGCATCCCCGCCGACATCTACGAGTCGGCGCGCCTGGACGGCGCGAACGAGCTGCAGATCGCCTGGCGGATCAAGATCCCCCTGGTGGCTCCGGCCCTCGTGCTCACGGGCTTCTTCTCTCTCATCGGGACGATCCAGCTCTACAGCGAGCCGGCGACGCTGCGGCCGATGACCAGCACGATCTCCGCCGGCTGGGTGCCGCTCATGGCCATCTACCGAGATGCGTTCGGCACGGACAATCTGCCGCAGGCTGCGGCAGCATCCACACTTCTCGCGGTCGGCACGGTGCTGGTGTCGGCGCTCGTCCTCCGGCTCGTGAACCGCCGACGGAACGGAATGGAATCATGA
- a CDS encoding alpha-galactosidase produces MSAPDRLPEILHWGAPLGAADREELVLSSRRQVSPSALDAEWPITLLPSEHDGWEGRPGFAAHRSGRICLPRWTVVAIDGDETELLVTARAEGLELRTEMRLDDAGVLRVTHEIRNTGDDDLELLALETTMPVGDLAADALDFSGRWTRERSPQRSRLLEGSRVRESRRGRTGHDSPLLLALGTSDFGDRTGEVWAAHLAWSADSVYRQDALPEAPTLLGAGPLLRAGEVVLAPGDRFRAPTAVFVWSDRGLDGIGARLHSSLRTRDGHPSTRPVTLNTWEAVYFHHDIDRLRTLAETASDIGVERFVLDDGWFRGRRSDVAGLGDWSVDAEIWPHGLHPLADEVRSLGMQFGLWFEPEMVNVDSDLAREHPDWLLQDPDAGVRTWRNQYVLDVANPAVFAYLRDSISSVVSEYELDYIKWDQNRDLIEAVHDGRAAVHRHTLAVYELLDAVRRAHPGLEIEACASGGARVDLGVLEHTDRVWASDTNDPIERLDIQRWTELLLPLELIGSHVGPPVTHTTRRETGLGLRIAVALFGSFGIEWDITECSPDELDQMRDGIAAYRRLRGLLHSGVLAHPEGGDEGLRVTSVTSPDASRAVIRVARVTSSDRALPRLLRIPDLDPEAQYLVRPVPELRMPRAIEPTPPPWMDRGHVVLTGAALAQRGIRLPLLGPGQALVLEAERVPAED; encoded by the coding sequence ATGTCCGCCCCCGATCGTCTCCCGGAGATCCTGCACTGGGGCGCACCCCTCGGCGCCGCCGACCGGGAGGAGCTCGTGCTGTCCTCGCGCCGGCAGGTGTCGCCGAGCGCGCTCGACGCGGAGTGGCCGATCACTCTTCTCCCGAGCGAACACGACGGGTGGGAGGGGCGGCCCGGATTCGCGGCCCACCGGTCGGGACGGATCTGCCTGCCGAGATGGACCGTGGTCGCGATCGACGGCGACGAGACGGAACTGCTCGTCACCGCGCGGGCCGAGGGTCTCGAGCTGCGCACGGAGATGCGGCTCGACGACGCGGGAGTCCTCCGCGTGACGCACGAGATCCGCAACACCGGCGACGATGATCTCGAGCTTCTCGCGCTCGAGACGACGATGCCGGTCGGCGACCTCGCCGCCGACGCGCTCGACTTCTCCGGCCGATGGACCAGGGAGCGCAGCCCGCAGCGCAGTCGTCTTCTCGAGGGCAGCCGCGTGCGCGAATCCCGCCGCGGCCGCACCGGCCACGACTCCCCCCTGCTGCTGGCTCTCGGCACCTCGGACTTCGGCGACCGGACCGGCGAGGTGTGGGCGGCGCATCTCGCGTGGAGCGCCGACTCCGTCTACCGTCAGGACGCACTCCCGGAGGCGCCGACCCTCCTCGGTGCCGGGCCGCTGCTGCGCGCGGGCGAGGTCGTCCTCGCTCCGGGAGACCGGTTCCGTGCTCCGACTGCCGTCTTCGTCTGGAGCGATCGCGGGCTCGACGGGATCGGTGCGCGGTTACACTCGTCGCTCCGTACCCGCGACGGACATCCCTCGACACGTCCGGTCACCCTCAACACCTGGGAAGCGGTGTACTTCCACCACGACATCGATCGCCTCCGCACCCTCGCCGAGACGGCATCCGACATCGGAGTGGAGCGCTTCGTCCTCGACGACGGATGGTTCCGGGGGCGGCGCAGCGACGTGGCCGGCCTCGGCGACTGGAGCGTCGACGCGGAGATCTGGCCGCACGGGCTCCACCCGCTCGCCGATGAGGTGCGCAGCCTCGGGATGCAGTTCGGGCTCTGGTTCGAGCCCGAGATGGTCAACGTCGACTCCGACCTCGCGCGCGAGCATCCCGACTGGCTGCTGCAGGACCCCGACGCGGGCGTGCGCACGTGGCGGAACCAGTACGTGCTGGACGTCGCCAACCCGGCCGTCTTCGCGTATCTGCGGGACTCGATCTCCTCCGTCGTGAGCGAGTACGAGCTGGACTACATCAAGTGGGACCAGAACCGCGATCTCATCGAGGCGGTCCACGACGGACGAGCCGCGGTGCACCGCCACACGCTCGCGGTCTACGAGCTCCTCGACGCCGTGCGCCGCGCGCATCCGGGCCTGGAGATCGAGGCGTGCGCGTCGGGCGGAGCGCGCGTCGACCTCGGTGTGCTCGAGCACACCGATCGCGTCTGGGCGTCGGACACCAACGACCCCATCGAGCGTCTCGACATCCAGCGATGGACGGAGCTGCTCCTGCCGCTCGAGCTGATCGGCTCGCACGTCGGGCCGCCGGTCACCCACACCACACGTCGCGAGACGGGCCTCGGCCTGCGCATCGCGGTCGCGCTCTTCGGCTCCTTCGGGATCGAGTGGGACATCACGGAGTGCTCGCCCGACGAGCTCGATCAGATGCGCGACGGCATCGCCGCCTACCGACGGCTCCGTGGCCTGCTGCACAGCGGTGTCCTCGCGCATCCCGAGGGAGGCGACGAGGGCCTGCGCGTCACGTCGGTCACTTCGCCGGATGCGAGTCGTGCGGTGATCAGGGTCGCGCGGGTGACCAGTTCCGATCGCGCGCTTCCGCGACTTCTCCGCATCCCCGACCTCGATCCGGAGGCGCAGTACCTCGTGCGGCCGGTCCCCGAACTGCGGATGCCGCGGGCGATCGAACCCACGCCTCCGCCGTGGATGGATCGCGGGCACGTGGTGCTCACCGGCGCGGCGCTCGCGCAGCGCGGCATCCGTCTGCCCCTGCTGGGACCGGGTCAGGCTCTCGTGCTCGAAGCGGAGCGGGTGCCGGCGGAGGACTGA
- a CDS encoding beta-galactosidase encodes MTSSTETLDDGPRRIVEWPTEGLSFGGDYSPEQWSWDVVLEDMELMREAGVNLVTLGVFSWVVHEPREGVFDFSWLDRMLDLLHENGIAVDLATPTAAVPMWLHRLHPEILPQDIHGHPLAPGGRLGWCPSSTVFRKYAVRIVERLAEHVAGHPAVLMWHVSNELGGGNARCHCPVSNARFREWVAEKYVTVEALNAAWGMAFWGNSYSSFEEVTTPWGVTAHNPGHLLDYERFSSDELLAQYRAEKEALQRFTPELPITTNFMVGLGPDVVDYTRWADEMDIVANDHYTFGPDPRKHQDLAFSGDRMRGMSGGRPWMLMEHATGASSWHPINQPKAPGEISRHALAHVARGSNSAMFFQWRASKSGTEQFHSAMLPHAGKDTRVFRDIVALGAQLAALAEVRDTVVAPAEVALLHDNEAGWALRSGLKPANNLRYADTARAVHNALFERAVTADVVAPWSPLGDYRLVIVPGLYLVSEENARALHEYVEAGGTVLVTWFSGIVDEAGTVHIGGYPGAFRSLVGVTSEEFFPLEEQRTFALDNGWTGRRWSERLRHPQPEDDVEIVAGYAEGPLAGHPALTRRQVGAGTAWYLSTDLDETGLTELVDRLLAEASVAPTAVVSPGVEAVRRSSADASYLFLINHTDEEGWAEASGTDLLTGSAHTDRVPVAAGAVVVIRE; translated from the coding sequence ATGACCAGTAGCACCGAGACCCTGGACGACGGCCCTCGCCGGATCGTCGAGTGGCCGACCGAAGGACTCTCGTTCGGAGGCGACTACAGCCCCGAGCAGTGGTCGTGGGATGTCGTGCTCGAGGACATGGAGCTGATGCGCGAAGCGGGTGTGAACCTCGTGACGCTCGGCGTGTTCTCCTGGGTGGTGCACGAGCCGCGCGAGGGTGTCTTCGACTTCTCATGGCTCGACCGGATGCTCGATCTGCTGCACGAGAACGGCATCGCGGTCGACCTCGCGACGCCCACCGCCGCGGTGCCGATGTGGCTGCACCGTCTGCACCCCGAGATCCTGCCGCAGGACATCCACGGGCATCCCCTCGCCCCCGGCGGCCGGCTGGGCTGGTGCCCTTCGTCCACGGTCTTCCGGAAGTACGCCGTGCGCATCGTCGAGCGCCTCGCCGAACACGTGGCCGGTCACCCGGCCGTGCTGATGTGGCATGTGAGCAACGAACTCGGCGGCGGGAACGCGCGCTGCCACTGCCCCGTCTCGAACGCCCGATTCCGCGAGTGGGTGGCAGAGAAGTACGTCACGGTCGAGGCTCTGAACGCGGCCTGGGGCATGGCGTTCTGGGGCAACAGCTACTCTTCGTTCGAGGAGGTGACGACTCCGTGGGGCGTCACGGCGCACAATCCGGGGCATCTCCTCGACTACGAGCGCTTCTCGTCCGACGAGCTCCTCGCGCAGTACCGCGCCGAGAAGGAGGCGCTGCAGCGGTTCACCCCGGAACTCCCCATCACCACCAACTTCATGGTCGGTCTCGGTCCCGACGTGGTCGACTACACCCGGTGGGCCGACGAGATGGACATCGTGGCGAACGACCACTACACGTTCGGCCCTGATCCGCGGAAGCACCAGGATCTCGCGTTCAGCGGGGACCGCATGCGCGGCATGTCGGGAGGTCGGCCGTGGATGCTCATGGAGCACGCGACCGGTGCGTCGAGCTGGCATCCGATCAACCAGCCGAAGGCTCCGGGGGAGATCAGCCGGCACGCGCTCGCGCATGTCGCGCGCGGCTCCAACAGTGCGATGTTCTTCCAGTGGCGCGCATCGAAGTCCGGCACCGAGCAGTTCCACTCCGCGATGCTGCCCCACGCGGGCAAGGACACCCGGGTGTTCCGCGACATCGTCGCACTCGGTGCGCAGCTCGCCGCGCTCGCCGAGGTGCGGGACACGGTCGTCGCCCCGGCGGAAGTGGCACTGCTCCACGACAACGAGGCGGGCTGGGCGCTGCGGTCGGGTCTCAAACCCGCCAACAACCTCCGCTACGCCGACACCGCGCGGGCCGTGCACAACGCGCTGTTCGAACGTGCGGTGACGGCGGATGTCGTGGCGCCGTGGTCGCCGCTGGGCGACTACCGGCTCGTGATCGTTCCGGGGCTCTACCTGGTGTCGGAGGAGAACGCGCGCGCCCTGCACGAGTATGTCGAGGCGGGTGGCACCGTGCTCGTGACCTGGTTCTCGGGCATCGTCGATGAGGCAGGCACCGTGCACATCGGCGGGTATCCGGGCGCGTTCCGCTCCCTCGTCGGCGTGACGAGCGAGGAGTTCTTCCCGCTCGAGGAGCAGCGGACCTTCGCCCTGGACAACGGCTGGACCGGACGCCGGTGGTCGGAGCGGCTGCGGCATCCGCAGCCGGAGGACGACGTCGAGATCGTCGCGGGTTACGCCGAGGGCCCGCTCGCCGGACACCCCGCTCTCACGCGCCGGCAGGTCGGCGCCGGAACGGCGTGGTACCTGTCGACCGACCTCGACGAGACGGGTCTGACCGAGCTGGTCGACCGCCTGCTGGCCGAGGCGTCGGTCGCTCCGACCGCCGTCGTGTCACCCGGTGTCGAGGCCGTGCGACGGAGCTCCGCCGATGCGTCCTACCTCTTCCTCATCAACCACACCGATGAAGAGGGCTGGGCAGAGGCATCGGGGACCGACCTGCTGACCGGATCCGCGCACACCGATCGAGTGCCGGTGGCTGCGGGTGCTGTCGTCGTCATCCGCGAGTAG
- a CDS encoding glycoside hydrolase family 36 protein — MPEELGRPGDDVLVWGDDALELVFAIGRDAPVSLIGLGAPGTSRAGAAVLAPALRQPLVEISAFGHGRFPGGFRNVDTVIGARLRHESHVVEEHTLRIRQRDEETGLAVTSVFEVTPGVGGFRTWSEVSYAPSPAGGVEAASIVLDFVSTFATGAFLTEAPDVDGFQLASAANDWVSEGRWSTRSLRDSGLARIDRDLQHHPPRSRIHVADRGSWSSGEHVPTAALLAESGDYALAWQIEHNGPWGFEIGETRHGAYLLLTGPTDQDNQWSVRLRPGDSFTSVPASVVVASGGMDEVLSRMTWQRRAVRHVRAADRRLPVVFNDYMNTLMGDPTTEKLLPLIDAAAAAGVDIFCIDAGWYADGSWWDSVGEWRPAARRFPGGIEEVIDRIRSHGMVAGLWLEPEVIGVRSPLAVASSGRALPDSAFFSRGGVRLAEHGRHLLDLRDPAARGHVDAVVDRLVADYGIGFIKMDDNTMTGPGTDAGGLAPGAGLLEHNRALLAVIDGWQARHPELLIESCASGAMRLDQAMLSRLHLQSTSDQQDPVMYATIAAAAPAAMLPEQAGNWAYPVAGSSREEMVFALVNGILGRLYLSGYLNRMTADEQALVRAAVDAHRRVLTTIERAVPFWPLGLPAWETPWVALGLREPAGSALVSLWRRPGAADEVVIPLPFHRGEEIEVEAFFPDSADGWSWRWDAAAGELAVTVAVPAPTARVLRVTWTSPAPSPERTPDDQ, encoded by the coding sequence GTGCCTGAGGAGCTCGGCCGACCCGGCGACGACGTTCTCGTCTGGGGTGACGACGCGCTCGAACTCGTGTTCGCGATCGGACGGGACGCGCCGGTGTCGCTCATCGGGCTGGGGGCTCCTGGCACGTCGCGAGCAGGAGCCGCCGTGCTGGCGCCTGCCCTCCGGCAGCCGCTCGTCGAGATCTCGGCGTTCGGGCACGGGCGCTTTCCCGGGGGCTTCCGCAACGTGGACACGGTCATCGGCGCGCGGCTCCGCCACGAGTCGCATGTCGTCGAGGAACACACGCTGCGCATCCGCCAACGCGATGAGGAGACGGGGCTCGCCGTGACGAGCGTCTTCGAGGTGACTCCCGGTGTCGGAGGATTCCGGACCTGGTCGGAGGTCTCGTATGCGCCGTCGCCGGCGGGCGGTGTCGAGGCCGCCTCGATCGTGCTCGACTTCGTCTCGACCTTCGCCACCGGGGCGTTCCTGACGGAGGCTCCCGACGTCGACGGGTTCCAGCTCGCGTCCGCCGCGAACGACTGGGTGAGCGAGGGGCGCTGGTCGACACGCTCGCTCCGAGACTCCGGGCTCGCGCGCATCGATCGCGACCTGCAGCATCACCCTCCGCGCAGCCGGATACACGTCGCCGATCGGGGTTCGTGGTCCAGCGGCGAGCATGTTCCGACGGCGGCGCTCCTCGCGGAGTCCGGCGACTACGCCCTCGCCTGGCAGATCGAGCACAACGGCCCCTGGGGCTTCGAGATCGGGGAGACCCGGCACGGCGCCTATCTGCTGCTCACCGGCCCGACCGATCAGGACAACCAGTGGAGCGTGCGACTGCGGCCGGGCGACTCGTTCACGAGCGTGCCGGCGTCGGTCGTCGTCGCGTCCGGGGGAATGGACGAGGTGCTTTCGCGGATGACGTGGCAGCGTCGGGCCGTCCGGCACGTGCGCGCCGCGGATCGTCGTCTGCCCGTCGTCTTCAACGACTACATGAACACGCTCATGGGCGATCCGACGACCGAGAAGCTGCTGCCGCTCATCGACGCGGCGGCCGCGGCGGGTGTCGACATCTTCTGCATCGACGCGGGCTGGTACGCGGACGGGAGCTGGTGGGACTCGGTGGGGGAATGGCGCCCCGCTGCTCGCCGATTCCCTGGCGGCATCGAGGAGGTCATCGACCGGATCCGTTCGCACGGGATGGTCGCGGGGCTGTGGCTGGAGCCGGAGGTGATCGGCGTCCGCTCTCCGCTCGCCGTCGCATCCTCGGGGAGGGCGCTCCCCGACTCGGCGTTCTTCTCCCGCGGCGGGGTGCGACTGGCCGAGCATGGCCGCCATCTGCTGGATCTGCGCGACCCGGCGGCCCGCGGCCACGTCGACGCAGTCGTTGATCGCCTGGTGGCCGACTACGGCATCGGCTTCATCAAGATGGACGACAACACCATGACCGGACCGGGGACGGATGCCGGTGGCCTCGCGCCGGGCGCCGGACTCCTGGAGCACAACCGCGCCCTCCTCGCCGTGATCGACGGCTGGCAGGCGCGGCATCCGGAGCTCCTGATCGAGAGCTGCGCGTCGGGCGCGATGCGCCTGGACCAGGCGATGCTGTCGCGGCTGCATCTGCAGTCCACCTCCGACCAGCAGGATCCGGTGATGTACGCGACGATCGCCGCGGCCGCACCCGCCGCGATGCTTCCCGAGCAGGCCGGGAACTGGGCGTATCCGGTCGCCGGCAGCTCGCGCGAGGAGATGGTCTTCGCGCTGGTGAACGGCATCCTCGGTCGCCTGTACCTCTCCGGCTATCTCAATCGGATGACGGCGGACGAGCAGGCGCTCGTCCGCGCCGCCGTGGACGCGCACCGCCGCGTGCTGACGACCATCGAGCGAGCCGTGCCGTTCTGGCCGCTGGGCCTTCCCGCCTGGGAGACCCCGTGGGTCGCACTGGGGCTTCGCGAACCCGCCGGCTCCGCGCTGGTGAGCCTGTGGCGGCGCCCCGGTGCCGCCGACGAGGTCGTGATCCCGCTGCCGTTCCATCGCGGCGAGGAGATCGAGGTCGAGGCCTTCTTCCCCGATTCCGCCGACGGCTGGTCTTGGCGGTGGGACGCGGCGGCCGGAGAGCTCGCCGTCACCGTCGCCGTGCCGGCACCGACCGCCCGCGTTCTGCGCGTGACGTGGACATCCCCCGCCCCTTCCCCCGAGAGGACCCCCGATGACCAGTAG
- a CDS encoding ABC transporter substrate-binding protein, with translation MRTHRPLAAAVAGLAIIGVAGLAGCSGSDANSDGPVQLEYWAWASNSQDVVDQWNKENPDIQVKYTDAGGGTDSSAKLLTANRAGNAPDVALVEYTTLPAMIVADVPADITEYVGDVEDAFTEGTWAQTTFGGVVYGIPQDVGPMANVYRADRFEELGVTPPTTWAEFRTAAEAVKAADPATVIAALPPAEFGFWAGVSTQAGGQWWSSEGDEWTVGIADEPSLEVADFFQALVEDGLVSTDPLLTPEYNAALNNGTMLSWPSAVWAPSVIENVAADTSGGWAMAPLPQWTEGDAAVPYQGGSALVVTTSSDHPEEAAKFAKWLNASEEGNELMINTQSLYPAAIVGQEMTESNDPPALMPQQTDFYAVAAEISADTIPVTWGPNVNLARTVFADELQKAIDNGTPWRDAFIATQKAVIDDMVKSGFTVTND, from the coding sequence ATGCGCACTCATCGACCGCTTGCCGCCGCCGTGGCGGGTCTTGCCATCATCGGTGTCGCCGGACTGGCCGGCTGCTCAGGTTCCGACGCGAACAGCGACGGTCCCGTGCAGCTCGAGTACTGGGCGTGGGCCTCGAACTCGCAGGACGTCGTCGACCAGTGGAACAAGGAGAACCCGGACATCCAGGTCAAGTACACGGATGCCGGAGGCGGGACCGACTCCTCGGCCAAGCTGCTGACCGCCAACCGTGCGGGGAACGCGCCGGATGTCGCGCTCGTCGAGTACACGACCCTTCCCGCCATGATCGTCGCGGATGTTCCCGCCGACATCACCGAGTACGTGGGCGATGTCGAGGATGCGTTCACGGAGGGCACCTGGGCGCAGACCACCTTCGGCGGCGTCGTGTACGGCATCCCGCAGGACGTCGGGCCGATGGCGAACGTCTACCGCGCCGATCGGTTCGAGGAGCTCGGGGTGACTCCGCCCACGACGTGGGCGGAGTTCCGCACGGCCGCCGAGGCCGTGAAGGCTGCCGATCCCGCGACGGTGATCGCCGCACTCCCGCCTGCCGAGTTCGGATTCTGGGCCGGCGTCTCCACCCAGGCCGGTGGGCAGTGGTGGTCGAGCGAGGGCGACGAGTGGACCGTCGGCATCGCCGACGAGCCTTCGCTCGAGGTCGCCGACTTCTTCCAGGCGCTCGTCGAAGACGGCCTGGTCAGCACCGACCCGCTTCTGACGCCGGAGTACAACGCGGCGCTGAACAACGGGACGATGCTCTCCTGGCCCTCCGCCGTCTGGGCTCCCAGCGTGATCGAGAACGTCGCGGCCGACACGAGCGGCGGGTGGGCGATGGCTCCGCTCCCGCAGTGGACCGAGGGCGACGCGGCCGTGCCGTACCAGGGCGGATCCGCACTCGTGGTGACCACGAGCAGCGACCACCCCGAGGAGGCGGCGAAGTTCGCCAAGTGGCTGAACGCCTCGGAAGAGGGCAACGAGCTCATGATCAACACGCAGTCGCTCTACCCGGCGGCGATCGTCGGCCAGGAGATGACCGAGAGCAACGACCCGCCGGCCCTGATGCCGCAGCAGACCGACTTCTACGCCGTCGCGGCCGAGATCTCGGCCGACACGATCCCGGTCACCTGGGGTCCGAACGTGAACCTCGCACGAACGGTGTTCGCGGACGAGCTGCAGAAGGCCATCGACAACGGCACTCCCTGGCGTGACGCGTTCATCGCCACCCAGAAGGCCGTGATCGACGACATGGTCAAGAGCGGTTTCACCGTCACGAACGACTGA
- a CDS encoding carbohydrate ABC transporter permease has translation MTSTMTRSIVLGDEKNRSARSRRASERSRQGGWGVLPTIVLIVGAIYCLIPVAWVFTAATKSRSELFTTFTFAPGSGLWENLVEVFTYEDGQYLLWCLNSLLYSGVASVLSVFVSAMAGFALAKYSFRGRNAIFFGFLVGILIPGIVLAVPQYLLMSTVGLTGTQWSVLLPSIVSPFGIYLCRVYAMSAVPQETLEAARIDGAGEWRIFRMIVLPLMVPGMVTVFLLHFIGTWNNFLLPYIMLSDQDLYPLTVGLFTLLSKGSGSPALYSVAITGAAISIIPLVALVLSLQRYWRLDLVSGGIKG, from the coding sequence ATGACCTCGACGATGACGCGATCGATCGTCCTCGGCGACGAGAAGAACCGGTCCGCACGCTCTCGGCGCGCGAGCGAGCGCAGCCGTCAGGGCGGCTGGGGCGTGCTCCCGACGATCGTCCTGATCGTCGGCGCCATCTACTGCCTGATCCCGGTGGCGTGGGTGTTCACCGCGGCGACCAAGTCCCGCAGCGAGCTCTTCACCACCTTCACCTTCGCGCCGGGAAGCGGTCTCTGGGAGAACCTGGTCGAGGTCTTCACCTATGAGGACGGCCAGTACCTGCTCTGGTGCCTGAACTCCCTGCTCTACTCCGGCGTGGCCTCGGTGCTCTCCGTCTTCGTCTCCGCGATGGCCGGATTCGCTCTGGCGAAGTACAGCTTCCGCGGGCGCAACGCGATCTTCTTCGGCTTCCTCGTCGGCATCCTCATCCCCGGCATCGTGCTGGCCGTGCCGCAGTACCTGCTGATGTCGACCGTGGGCCTCACCGGAACGCAGTGGTCGGTGCTGCTGCCGAGCATCGTCAGCCCGTTCGGCATCTACCTCTGTCGTGTCTACGCGATGTCGGCCGTTCCTCAGGAGACCCTCGAGGCGGCACGCATCGACGGCGCCGGTGAGTGGCGCATCTTCCGGATGATCGTGCTGCCCCTGATGGTGCCGGGCATGGTGACCGTGTTCCTGCTGCACTTCATCGGCACCTGGAACAACTTCCTGCTGCCGTACATCATGCTGTCCGATCAGGACCTCTACCCGCTCACCGTCGGCCTGTTCACGCTCCTGTCGAAGGGATCGGGAAGCCCGGCGCTCTACTCGGTGGCGATCACCGGGGCCGCGATCTCGATCATCCCGCTCGTGGCGCTCGTGCTGTCGTTGCAGCGATACTGGCGTCTGGACCTCGTCTCGGGAGGAATCAAGGGATGA
- a CDS encoding ROK family transcriptional regulator has translation MTKSSAPPPAATTAWPRLNHGERETLREVLIHGPLPRAEIARRLGVSRASLTRVTRSLLEHGLIIEGATEQRAWTGRPSELFDIAPTARHFFGVKLTGDTIFAAVIDLGAHEVATVEEALTSRDVADVVKRIVAIYTELSGAFDDIVAGGVCVAGDLTQDRKLVVDSPFLGWKDVPLARILTDELGIPMATENDVRALTATEHWFGAGAGCSSLALITVGAGIGFGFVIDDRLVAGHHGRAGRLDHLRIDDAGPFCPEGHRGCASVYLTNESIVRSLNGAAADYTEAVKLARGGHPAALRAFRDAGTALGTLIATAANGIDPQKIILTGDGLPVWEIAEPEIRAAIDEVLSAGSEPLELDVQPFQFNEWARAAAVLGIRTVLRF, from the coding sequence ATGACGAAGAGCTCCGCACCCCCTCCTGCCGCGACCACCGCGTGGCCGAGACTGAACCACGGAGAGCGCGAGACGCTGCGCGAGGTCCTGATCCACGGTCCACTCCCCCGCGCGGAGATCGCTCGCCGCCTCGGGGTCTCGCGAGCCAGCCTCACGCGCGTCACGCGCAGCCTCCTCGAACACGGCCTCATCATCGAGGGGGCGACGGAGCAGCGCGCGTGGACGGGGCGACCGAGCGAGCTGTTCGACATCGCTCCGACCGCCCGGCACTTCTTCGGCGTCAAGCTCACCGGCGACACCATCTTCGCCGCCGTCATCGATCTCGGTGCTCACGAGGTCGCCACCGTCGAGGAGGCCCTGACGTCGCGCGACGTGGCCGACGTCGTGAAGAGGATCGTCGCGATCTACACCGAGCTGTCCGGAGCGTTCGACGACATCGTCGCCGGCGGAGTGTGCGTCGCCGGCGACCTGACCCAGGACAGGAAGCTCGTCGTCGACTCGCCATTCCTCGGCTGGAAAGACGTGCCGCTCGCCCGAATTCTCACGGATGAACTGGGGATTCCCATGGCGACGGAGAACGATGTCCGCGCTCTCACGGCCACGGAGCACTGGTTCGGGGCAGGGGCGGGATGCTCGTCGCTGGCGCTCATCACGGTGGGCGCGGGAATCGGTTTCGGATTCGTGATCGACGACCGTCTCGTCGCCGGCCACCACGGCAGGGCGGGGCGCCTCGATCACCTGAGGATCGACGACGCCGGCCCGTTCTGCCCGGAAGGCCACCGCGGCTGCGCGTCGGTCTATCTCACCAACGAGTCGATCGTCCGGTCGCTGAACGGTGCCGCCGCCGACTACACCGAGGCCGTCAAACTGGCGCGCGGCGGGCACCCCGCGGCGCTGCGTGCGTTCCGCGATGCGGGCACCGCGCTGGGCACGCTCATCGCGACGGCGGCCAACGGGATCGACCCCCAGAAGATCATCCTCACCGGCGACGGCCTGCCGGTGTGGGAGATCGCCGAGCCCGAGATCCGCGCGGCGATCGACGAGGTCCTGAGCGCCGGATCCGAGCCCCTCGAGCTCGACGTCCAGCCGTTCCAGTTCAACGAGTGGGCGCGCGCGGCGGCTGTCCTCGGCATCCGCACCGTCCTCCGCTTCTAG